The Chitinophagales bacterium genome window below encodes:
- a CDS encoding SGNH/GDSL hydrolase family protein — protein sequence MEFINYKDKLGLTFRGRYIGIDLKLQQLHTTDEIGINIYLKETEDIIKEYTINNQGFRSTYNFDSATVNAIKDTSFVIMFIGDSHTDGCCANPITNSFVNLVDKQLNYTALNFGIGGTDPLQYKLIAQKYLLKIKPDLLIVNLCLGNDFINFERKPNPNHPLHFQTNYNWLDARYPKTHPNYQPDTYFKNWEEAKNFYLKHYTTKIVDN from the coding sequence TTGGAATTTATAAATTATAAAGATAAACTTGGTTTAACATTTCGGGGAAGATATATTGGAATAGATTTAAAACTTCAACAACTTCATACAACCGATGAAATAGGTATAAACATATATCTGAAAGAAACTGAAGATATTATAAAGGAATATACTATTAATAATCAAGGTTTTCGTTCTACATACAACTTTGACTCTGCTACTGTTAATGCTATTAAAGACACCTCCTTTGTAATTATGTTTATTGGCGACTCTCATACTGATGGTTGTTGTGCTAACCCTATTACAAACTCATTTGTAAATTTAGTTGATAAACAACTCAATTATACTGCTTTAAATTTTGGAATTGGAGGTACAGATCCTTTACAATATAAATTAATAGCACAAAAATATTTGTTAAAAATAAAACCAGATTTATTAATAGTAAATTTATGCTTGGGAAATGATTTTATAAATTTTGAAAGAAAACCAAACCCCAATCATCCACTACATTTTCAAACAAATTATAACTGGTTAGATGCGAGATACCCAAAGACACATCCAAATTATCAACCCGATACTTATTTTAAAAATTGGGAAGAAGCAAAAAATTTTTACTTAAAACACTATACTACTAAAATTGTAGATAAT